The Thalassophryne amazonica chromosome 6, fThaAma1.1, whole genome shotgun sequence genome includes a region encoding these proteins:
- the LOC117513056 gene encoding UDP-glucuronosyltransferase 2C1-like: MGPTPALGLIMLFVAAVSSIADGGKVLVFGVEGSHWLKMKILVEALHSRGHDITVIRTSTSWYIKDSSPHYTSITITLEQGQNIESQSLMSNFLKRSLDFQKSNGSPWALLAYYHNTFNLLQKDEEVTAKVAATILENKTLVKELKHNKFDLLLTDPCLPGGVLLAHYLQCPMVLVGRWFFSGEAHFAIAPSPLSYIPQLFSKLTDKMDFFQRVKNILHHGLMLYMYYYVTNPPYQAVCDHYFGPDTNVMSLIQGADIFLISADFTFEFPHPTMPNVVYIGGFHCRPPKPLPSHLEEFVQSSGDHGVIIMTLGTLLGDLGPEISEIFASAFASLPQKVLWRHTGKRPVTLGNNTMLVDWLPQNDLLGHPKTRILVSHGGTNGLYEAIYHGVPVLGVPLIFDQHDNMVRMTAREVAEVVDVTNLDVESLTKALKNLLDLEKPYRENMQKLSQIHRDKPLKPIDSATFWMEYVMRHKGAPHLRTESYKLPWYTYHSLDVIAFFLGCGLLIVILIVTSCGCLFRCFSNTKNFKSKSKRE; the protein is encoded by the coding sequence ATGGGGCCCACTCCAGCCCTGGGATTAATCATGCTGTTTGTTGCAGCTGTTTCTTCCATTGCTGATGGTGGAAAAGTGTTAGTTTTCGGTGTGGAAGGGAGCCACTGGCTTAAGATGAAAATCCTGGTGGAGGCCCTTCATTCTCGGGGCCATGACATCACAGTGATCCGTACTTCCACCAGTTGGTACATAAAAGATTCTTCACCTCATTACACCTCCATCACCATCACCCTGGAACAGGGTCAAAACATTGAAAGTCAGAGCCTCATGAGCAACTTCTTGAAAAGGTCACTAGACTTTCAAAAGAGCAACGGCTCACCGTGGGCGCTTCTGGCCTACTATCATAACACTTTTAACCTGCTTCAGAAGGACGAAGAAGTTACAGCAAAAGTGGCCGCCACCATCTTGGAGAATAAGACACTGGTTAAGGAGTTGAAACACAACAAGTTTGATCTTTTATTGACTGACCCTTGTCTTCCAGGTGGAGTGTTGTTGGCACATTATCTCCAGTGTCCAATGGTTTTGGTTGGTCGCTGGTTTTTCAGTGGTGAGGCCCACTTTGCTATTGCTCCTTCACCTCTTTCCTACATCCCTCAATTATTCTCCAAACTGACAGACAAAATGGATTTCTTTCAAAGGGTCAAAAATATCCTCCATCATGGCTTAATGTTGTACATGTACTACTATGTCACCAATCCACCATACCAGGCAGTCTGTGACCATTACTTTGGACCTGATACCAATGTTATGTCTCTCATTCAGGGGGCTGATATCTTTCTAATTAGTGCTGATTTCACTTTTGAGTTTCCTCACCCCACCATGCCTAATGTTGTCTATATTGGTGGGTTCCATTGTAGGCCCCCCAAGCCTCTTCCATCACACTTAGAGGAGTTTGTGCAAAGTTCTGGTGACCATGGGGTGATTATTATGACTCTGGGCACCCTGCTGGGTGACCTCGGCCCTGAGATATCGGAGATATTTGCCTCAGCATTTGCCAGCCTCCCACAGAAGGTTTTGTGGCGCCACACTGGAAAAAGACCTGTCACTCTGGGAAACAACACCATGCTGGTTGACTGGCTCCCTCAAAATGATCTCCTAGGTCATCCTAAAACCAGGATCTTGGTTTCACATGGGGGGACAAATGGACTTTATGAGGCCATCTACCATGGTGTACCAGTCCTGGGAGTTCCTCTCATCTTTGACCAACATGACAATATGGTTCGCATGACAGCAAGGGAAGTGGCTGAAGTAGTTGATGTGACAAACTTGGATGTTGAGTCTCTAACAAAGGCTCTGAAGAATCTATTAGACCTTGAAAAGCCTTACCGAGAGAATATGCAGAAACTATCCCAGATTCATCGTGACAAACCACTAAAACCAATAGACAGCGCCACTTTCTGGATGGAGTATGTCATGAGACACAAGGGTGCACCACATCTGCGCACTGAGTCGTACAAGTTGCCGTGGTATACCTATCATTCTCTTGATGTGATAGCATTCTTTCTAGGATGTGGGCTGCTGATTGTTATCTTAATTGTGACTTCCTGTGGATGTCTGTTCAGATGTTTTTCAAATACCAAAAACTTCAAATCTAAGTCTAAAAGAGAATAG